The following are encoded in a window of Methanofastidiosum sp. genomic DNA:
- a CDS encoding cupin domain-containing protein encodes MIFHKNVQDIKENKIEADNAKGVSITTLVGEDQGAKNFYMRIMKIEKEGYSPYHRHEWEHENFILKGEGFLKTENGKSLVKKDDVIYIPPNELHCYINAGNDDLVVMCIIPSML; translated from the coding sequence ATGATTTTTCATAAAAATGTTCAAGATATAAAAGAAAATAAAATTGAAGCGGATAATGCTAAAGGTGTTTCTATAACTACTTTGGTTGGTGAAGATCAAGGGGCAAAAAATTTCTATATGCGAATAATGAAAATTGAAAAAGAAGGATATTCCCCATACCACAGACATGAGTGGGAACATGAAAATTTTATCCTAAAAGGTGAAGGATTTTTAAAGACTGAAAATGGCAAAAGCCTAGTAAAAAAAGATGACGTTATATACATCCCACCAAACGAATTACACTGTTATATCAATGCTGGAAATGATGACTTAGTGGTCATGTGCATAATTCCATCAATGCTTTAG